The region TCTATCGCGCGCGTCATCCTTCGTGAAGTGAGTATATCGTCGATCGCTATATACAAGTCGCATCTCGCGAAATTGTACGCTAATCGTATTATCGCATCGAGTTACAATATGGACAAGGAGACCAAAGAGGAACGAAGAGGTAATTTTTCAGGAGACATCAACGTGCGCGTCATTCTCTCTGCGatcgggttttttttttttattgcgagAGAACAAAATGATATACGGAGCCGGATATATCATACAAATGTATCTTTTTCCATTAAAAcattctttgtttttttttctcggtaTTGTAATTGATATATCTTATGCAAACTAATCTGGATAATCGTCTTATAAGCCGCtcttaataatacaataattcattatatgaattttatcgTTATACGATTTCTAAAAGCATATTGTAAGGATGGCCGAATAATTCGAAGAGATGACTCTTgggtaatatgtatatttaatgaaCTTTTGTATAAAGTCTTTCGGAACGAACGTAACTGGCTACTGGCGAAGCTCTGACTCGACTCTCTTCAAGACTAGACAAGACTGAAACTTAAACTGAACCTTCACGGACCTGTACGACGACCGTTGAAGTTCAGTCTTGTCTAGTCTTGAAGAGAGTCGACTCAGAGCTTCGCCAGTAGCCAGTTACGTTCGTTTCGAAAGACTTTATACGAAAGttcattaaatatacatattacccAAGAGTCATCTCTTCGAATTATTCGGACATCCCTACAATATGTCGCATAGTTTGGATGCTACACTTTCcctgtataaaataatgtgcGTACTTAAGACGTCAGTTCCGTCATTTGTTTCCAGACGATAATCTAAATGAGGAAAAACAAAACGCTTCATCTGAATCGTCGGACGTAGAAGATTGTTCCGAGATGGAGAGATTACGCAGATACCTGGCTCAAAAGTTAAGACTCGTCGACCTGCCGGCGGGTGAGCAAAGTGACGAGTCACAATTGCAGCCGACCCTTCGCAAGCTCAGTTTGGACGGGATTGTCGAATACATTAAGGAAAATGAGAATTGCAAAATCATCACTATGGCAGGCGCTGGCATTTCTACCTGTAAGCACATCAAAGATATATTCTACATATGTCAAATTCTTTACCAATggatttgtaataaattatttgataacaATATGTCTTCtacatgttttaattattttgtggTTGTTTTATATCCTAtcaaatatacatgtaatgtttcttattttgttACGAGAGTCATAACTgttagtttttatatttcaatcaaatggcaaatatatatcaatgCTTACATACTGATTATTAATGTCATGaatgtatacacacatacacgcatacttttttttacagctGCTGGGATACCAGATTTTCGGTCTCCATCCAGTGGACTTTACCATAAATtagacaaatataatttacccCATCCGCAAGCTATTTTCGAGTTAGAGTTTTTCATGAAGAATCCAGAGCCATTCTTCACTCTTGCGAGAGAATTGTTGCCGGAAGGCTTCAAACCTACGATAAGCCATTATTTTATTCGCCTACTGTGGGAGAAAGGTCTATTGTTACGGCATTACACGCAGAATATTGATACGCTGGAACGTGTAGCTGGATTGCCATCTGAAAAACTAGTGGAGGCTCATGGAACGTTTCACACTGGTCATTGTCTCAAGTGCCGAGCACCATATACACTTCCATGGATGAAAGGTATACTTTTATgatgtttctattttttttttgcattaagtagatttatttgaaacaaatgGATGAGAATAGCGTCTGTTTATCATGCGTGTGAGAAGAGTCTTCATCATGTTGTGTATTATCTagatattattcaaaatttaaaattaaaaatgtataaacttTGAGATAATATGTAAACTAAATACTActaagtatttattataattgaaactTTAGGAAAGGATATTTAACTTGTATAACCTCGGTCTTGACATGTTGTTAAAGTCATAATCCTGAGCCATCTTTAAACAGTTTAAACAttgcttatttattaaaaagttaataacaaataaaataaatatgagcgttaaatatattaataaagttaaatgttaaatataataacctGAGTCTTactaaatatgaattttatattgtttgtcTGTTTATTACAAGGTAAATGGAGAACAGtcttataaaaagtaagatGTTAGCGATTAATTGATCAAATACTGAttgtatgtttatttaaatgatagaaaaaataatagaaggTGCAATACCAAAATGTGAAGAGTGCGATGAAGGTGTTGTGAAACCTGACATAGTCTTCTTCGGTGAAATGCTCCCTGAACGTTTCCAAGTACTTGCTGATCGAGATTTCGTAGAGGCTGATCTTTTGATTATCATGGGATCAAGTTTAGTAGTGCAACCTTTTGCATCGCTAGTggataggtatatataaatattaaaaatagttttacaaaaattattagaaaagaaaaaaatatatatatatgcaattttgaatataattttgtttttaagagTACGAACCACTTGTCCTCGTTTACTCATCAACAATGAAAAAGTGGGTATGCAAGATCGTCTATCACGATTCTTAGGATTGCGGCAGGGCTTAGTATTTGATGCCAAGAGCGCGCATGGGGGACGTGACGTAGCTTGGTTGGGTGATTGCGACACAGGTTGTCAGCTGTTAGCAGACAAACTTGGCTGGAGggtaaaacacatttttttactccTATTTAGGTTGTATTATTTCATGTTCATTTTAGAATGTGAATTAATAACTGCATGTTTAACAAGTATTgaagtaaaatatgaaatttttatacgtagaaaAGGCTAAGATGCAACTTATAATTTTAGGATGAATTGCAAGCCCTCATGCAAAGAGAACATGAAAGTTTGAAAGCAGAAGACAAAAGCGACAATTAACTGATATTAATTGGGTAACGATAATTGGTAGTGCTTTCTTCTAGAAGGAATAAATGGATTATCGTTTTATTAACGATTTATGTcatctgaaaaaaaagttatgaagataaaattttatttaaaataggcGACGAGAAATATTGTTGGaactttaaaataagatatataatatggtTAATTTAAGaatgtatttataaacatccgttaatttatcttattgcttctcataaaaaattaaacaaatgttaATGTGCAGAATTAGGTATTTTACTATTGATTCTATTCTTGTTAGTCATTTATTACCGGATTCTTGTACTGTATAACAAATCAAGTGCGttgtaaaaatgaattttaaatgaaattaatatttgaaattatattgtaaataagaaaaaagtgctgtatttttttcaataatctaTATGCTTAATTCTAGTTTCTGAAATGTATACCTATTGccaaattaaagtaaaaatgataatgtccataatattttgtacttCTATGACATTATCCTTCTATTAacgaaattaatgaaattaatctaAGACATAACTAGTTTTATTGAATGTAATTTAGTTAGGAGATATATTTGAAGTAATATTTTCtggtttttatttcaatgtaaatggTTTAACAATAACTTCGTTAGCTTCTCGTTGATGCATTTGTCCATCTCCAACAGCTGGTGCTGCCATCGATTCTCGACCACAATATTTCAACTAAAAATTATGtcgtattatattgtaaaaaaattaatgataaaatacgTATTTGCACACATTTATCTTATTGCTTTTcacaagtaaaaaaattgaacagCAATGAATgttaatattcattatatatttatatattaatttttataatttaatacaacttACCTGTCGTCCACATAAGTTCTCAAAACGTGGTTTAATAAAACTCCATGCGCCCATATTTCGTGGTTCTTCTTGACTCCAAATAAAGGCTGAAACCAcaagaacataaaatatttatttagaaacgGTCCATGTTTTTGATACAGTTTTGATTGTATCGAACAACTACATTTCTCCATTTACTTTTTGcatgtttatattttgcaatctCCTCTAGTAACTCGTGGACAGGAAAGGGACATAAATTTTCTACTCTGATAATAGCTACATTCTTGTCTCCAGAAGTTTCTCGATAGTTGTCAAGTGCGTAATAATGTTTTCCactaactaaaataattttagttacaTTGCCTTTTTCTGCTTTATCATCCCCTGTAAAGtacatgtaaattttttaaacacaattatatatttctgttacatCTTACtacgtatatataagtatcaaagttaacaaaaaagttaacGTGGAATATCTTGCAAGATACTCCACAGAAATATAACATACCGATAATGGTTTTGAAGCTCGTCCGAGGTTCAAAATCCGATAAAGATGACACTGCTGCCGgatgacgtaataaaattttaggcGCTGCCACGATCAGAGGTTTCCGATAATCTCTTATcatctataaatttataaatatttcaattttatttaaaaatttattttatcacttaGAAACTTTTCGCGAGTATTTAAATCCCTTCTAGTTTTCACTAATGTAtactttttccttccaatACCTGTCTTCTtaataaatggaaatattgtGCTGGTTCACTGGGATTCGCAACATGTATATTAACATCATCGCCATCAACACCGTTCTCCTTACTGTCCGTTAATTGTAAGAATCTTTCGAGTCTGCATGAACTGTGCTCCGGACCAGCACCATCGTACCCGTGTGGTAAAAGCATTGTTAGGCCGCTGCTCAGCATCCACTTCGCCTCTCCACTTGTTATATACGTATCGATAACTATTTGCGCCCCATTGAAGAAATCCCCGAATTGTGCTTCCCAAATAGGCAACGTGAACGGCGATGTTATACTCATACCGTATTCGAAACCTAGCACTGCTTCCTCGGATAGAATGCTGTTAGCTACCTCTAATTTGCCAGTTTGATCACCAACCATCGAATTCAGTGGAATAAAAATGGCTAAAAATTCATATGTCTGTATAATAATCGTAGTTTCAATAGATCTACATGATAATAACAGTCTCGATAAAGctgaattatataaacatttgttCGATTATATGTCAAGCTACACCTCCTGTAGATTGATCAACGAGCATTGCGTGCCTCTGTGAGAAAGTGCCACGGCCCACGTCCTGCCCGCTTATTCTCACATTATATCcttgatataataaagaacCGACGGCCAATGCTTCGGCAGTCGACCAGTCCAAAGCGTTACCATTATCGATCTTTCTTAGACGACTCTGAATATGATTCTTTAACAATTGTGGATGAATAtcctgaaatataaaaaataattatattttatcgattataCACAATATGCGGGATTCCATCTGACTGAGCgctttaaatatctttactattttaaataatatgaaagagTTGAGACTATATAagattttagttttttatagAAGAGCACGTAATGTAGTGGTAATTCTTTCGTTGCGtggagatattttatatatgagaTATATTCTTACGAAGTTCGATGGCACTCGAACACTTTTTTCTCCTACGAATCGTAGCAAGTCTAGCTCGACGCCAGTATCCCATTGTGTTATATTGGCTTCAGCTTGTTTCATTTTCGTCCATCTTCCAGCAAGATAAGTGGTTGACTGTGCCGATATGTCTTTCGAAGATTCTTTTAGGGTCTTATTCAACCACGCTGTGTGACTTTcgacgatatttttaatactttctgGAGTAAGTATATCGAGGTCTACTAGCCTCTCCGCATATTGATCTGGTACAGATCTGTATTAAAAgagagatttatattattttgtaattattatggatattttatgaatattataaaatattaacttatttattgataattctttttatattaaaattattattcataatgGATAAATAGACTATGTTACGGTTCTTTAAGTCATTAAAGGAGCCTTAATCTGGTATTATATGTCTCTAAAGTCTTGaatagttttttttctataacttCTATGTGTACTTACGCAcgattttgtataattttatatacgagAGGGTTGGTGAATGTAGGATCATCTAATTCATTGTGACCCCATCTTCTGAAACAATTTAGATCAACAAATACATCCTTTCTGAATTGTCTTTGATATTTAAAGGCTATTCTTGCAGCTCGTACAACCATCTAcaatgtattttgaaattataattaaaagttcacTATTAATGAATGATGTTAGCGAATATAAGGGGGTTTTACTTCAAAAGTATATACCTCAGGATTGTCACCGTTCACGTGAATTACAGGTGCAGATATAGTTTTCGCTAAATCTGTGCAATACCTTGACGATCGACCCTGGGAAGGTGGAGTTGTGAAGcctaattgattattaattaccaAATGAATTGTACCACCGATTTCAAAATGCGGCGTTCTGCTTAAAACTAAGCATTCCTGATTGACCCCTTGCCCTGAATAGGCAGCGTCTCCGTGTATctgaatatttgaaatattatataataatgcaaatagATTGCATTTtggaatataataaagaaacaatacgagttaataaaaaaattcagagagaaaaaaaataactatctttttaattctattctatttaattatattcagtATAAAGAAACTGCTGAAAATGATTACAGTCTTGAactatgtaataataaaataatataatgtttaatatcttCACGAATCATCTTGACGAAAATCTTTACTAGTCACAATATAATTACCtgaatatttagtattttatcgCTCCATTGCGCATCTTCATTATCGCTGTATGCGGCTTCTTTAATCGCTTGCATATCTCCTCGCGTTTTTCCCATCGACACGGGATTTACTACTTCCAAATGCGATGGATTTCGAAGCATGGTTACgtgaagattttttttatctatattaagATCGGTGGAGCTTATGAGGTGACTAATCACATCTCCGGTACACTTGGTCGTGTCCAGAAATTCGGAAAGTCCTTGTAATttgcgaaataatatttctggtGGAAAATTCAGCAGTCCCGTTAATAGATTAAGACGGCCGCGGTGTGCAGAGCAAATAATCACGCGTTCCAAATTATCTAAAATGATAACATCGCagttaagttaaattttttgcgcCATGAGTGTTTTTGCTactaaaaaatcattat is a window of Temnothorax longispinosus isolate EJ_2023e chromosome 1, Tlon_JGU_v1, whole genome shotgun sequence DNA encoding:
- the Sirt2 gene encoding NAD-dependent protein deacetylase sirtuin-2 isoform X1, encoding MDKETKEERRDDNLNEEKQNASSESSDVEDCSEMERLRRYLAQKLRLVDLPAGEQSDESQLQPTLRKLSLDGIVEYIKENENCKIITMAGAGISTSAGIPDFRSPSSGLYHKLDKYNLPHPQAIFELEFFMKNPEPFFTLARELLPEGFKPTISHYFIRLLWEKGLLLRHYTQNIDTLERVAGLPSEKLVEAHGTFHTGHCLKCRAPYTLPWMKEKIIEGAIPKCEECDEGVVKPDIVFFGEMLPERFQVLADRDFVEADLLIIMGSSLVVQPFASLVDRVRTTCPRLLINNEKVGMQDRLSRFLGLRQGLVFDAKSAHGGRDVAWLGDCDTGCQLLADKLGWRDELQALMQREHESLKAEDKSDN
- the Sirt2 gene encoding NAD-dependent protein deacetylase sirtuin-2 isoform X2, whose amino-acid sequence is MKDDNLNEEKQNASSESSDVEDCSEMERLRRYLAQKLRLVDLPAGEQSDESQLQPTLRKLSLDGIVEYIKENENCKIITMAGAGISTSAGIPDFRSPSSGLYHKLDKYNLPHPQAIFELEFFMKNPEPFFTLARELLPEGFKPTISHYFIRLLWEKGLLLRHYTQNIDTLERVAGLPSEKLVEAHGTFHTGHCLKCRAPYTLPWMKEKIIEGAIPKCEECDEGVVKPDIVFFGEMLPERFQVLADRDFVEADLLIIMGSSLVVQPFASLVDRVRTTCPRLLINNEKVGMQDRLSRFLGLRQGLVFDAKSAHGGRDVAWLGDCDTGCQLLADKLGWRDELQALMQREHESLKAEDKSDN
- the LOC139808365 gene encoding probable 2-oxoadipate dehydrogenase complex component E1 homolog, yielding MYAIERLMLRNSNLCFGLKWSTSCVSGKSYHSENAVYGYKPSQRRHFEVSKKYLDERAKQSNFYRLVSAYRTHGHKQADINLISTSKPQLLSELQPKNFGLNLLDKVRFRGILFTQQDEGTVEEAIRFLHATYSGTVGIEFSHLETEEEREWFAENVETILAEPLNNETRKTIATEMLKSQAFDHFLAIKFVSHKRYGAEGAESMMAFFHEFFKQCACDNLERVIICSAHRGRLNLLTGLLNFPPEILFRKLQGLSEFLDTTKCTGDVISHLISSTDLNIDKKNLHVTMLRNPSHLEVVNPVSMGKTRGDMQAIKEAAYSDNEDAQWSDKILNIQIHGDAAYSGQGVNQECLVLSRTPHFEIGGTIHLVINNQLGFTTPPSQGRSSRYCTDLAKTISAPVIHVNGDNPEMVVRAARIAFKYQRQFRKDVFVDLNCFRRWGHNELDDPTFTNPLVYKIIQNRASVPDQYAERLVDLDILTPESIKNIVESHTAWLNKTLKESSKDISAQSTTYLAGRWTKMKQAEANITQWDTGVELDLLRFVGEKSVRVPSNFDIHPQLLKNHIQSRLRKIDNGNALDWSTAEALAVGSLLYQGYNVRISGQDVGRGTFSQRHAMLVDQSTGAIFIPLNSMVGDQTGKLEVANSILSEEAVLGFEYGMSITSPFTLPIWEAQFGDFFNGAQIVIDTYITSGEAKWMLSSGLTMLLPHGYDGAGPEHSSCRLERFLQLTDSKENGVDGDDVNIHVANPSEPAQYFHLLRRQMIRDYRKPLIVAAPKILLRHPAAVSSLSDFEPRTSFKTIIGDDKAEKGNVTKIILVSGKHYYALDNYRETSGDKNVAIIRVENLCPFPVHELLEEIAKYKHAKTFIWSQEEPRNMGAWSFIKPRFENLCGRQLKYCGRESMAAPAVGDGQMHQREANEVIVKPFTLK